Part of the Mus caroli chromosome 1, CAROLI_EIJ_v1.1, whole genome shotgun sequence genome, TAAAGCTGCATGTGAACCTCATGCCGTGTGACTGGCTTTTTAAAGTCTTGATCTTGTTTTAGGTGGAACAGGGCCTCCTAGTCTTCTAGAGCTTACAGTGTGTTGCTCCTTCCTTGCCTGGTGTATTCTAGAAAATGCTCCCAGTGATACCATGAAGGAATACCCTACAGTGTATTTGAATGCCTTTTTGAAACTaggtgctgtgtgcatgtgtaccaaGGTACTTGTGTGGAAGTCAAGAACTTCAACTTCTGCTTGCTGGTTCACTCCTTCCAGGTTCCAGGAATCAAAGTCAAATTGTCAGGCTTGTGCTGGAGTATGCTCTTACATACAGATCTACTGGTAGATTCAAGAGGCACAGGAAACGCCTTTTGACCACTATGACAAACCTTCCCTAAAAGGTGACCTTCTACAGGAATGTCTTCACAAGTGTTTTGAGACAAAGCCATTTTTGAAGAAAGTTTCAAGCTTgacaattcattttaaaaaatgtttttttatagTTGCACATGCTGTGAATCCctgcatttaggaagcagagtagattcctgtgagttcaaggacagcctgacctacataatgagtttcagtcCAGCCAGGAACTTTACATTTATAGCAGCACTAATCCAAGACATCCAGATGACTATTGATTCTTGTGTTTGCTCTCAACTGTTAAAACAAACCAGAGCGGAAGACCCATGATCTCTGAGTAACCTTGCTATGCCAGGCTCTTTGCCTACCATGGAAACTCTGCTGATTATCTTGTATCCACTATGTAGTTTCAGACCCACTCATGTCCCACCCAAGATGATGATTTCCACATTTAATCATCACACAACTGTATGTGTTCATGATCCCTAAATTCTTGATACCTTCTATCAGTTCAGATACAAACCCATAGCAACATACTACTCAGTGACTCTTccttatgtatgtgcatatgtctgcatggtgtgtgtgtctgtgtgtgtgtatgtgcgcgcacaAGTGCATGCATGGAGGTCCAAGGCTGATGGCAGGAATCACCCTCAATTACTCTTGCACTTTATCCAGGGTCTCTCAAAAAATAATCCAGAGCTTAGCCAATATGGTTCATCTTGCCAGCCAGCATGCTCTGGGGACTTCATGTCTCTGCCCTTTGAGGACTATCTCACACACCAGACCTTTATTTAGGTTTCTGGGGATTCTGGGGATGCTTGCCTAGTAAGCACTGAAAACCCTAGGCCATTTCATGTAGTCTGAATTTATGATAATGTGCTTAGGTCCTATGACCTCTTTGGAGAGAATTACAAAGCATCTTAAACCCATTCAGATCCATTTTGCTTCCATGCCTTATGAAGTCTTCATAAATAACACTGAAGTGAGGTAGAATATTCTGTGTTGTACTCTCTAAAGGCAACATCTGCAAGGTCTAGGGAAGCACCCAACTGTGCTATAGAATGGAttctattgcatatatatatatatatatatatatatatatatatatacaaccaAGGAGCTTGTATATCCTTCAAAAGGCACTTTTCACTTCCAGCATCTTCCACTGTTGTAGAACAAACTTAGGCACTAACGAGCCAAATGTTGAGAGCTTGACTGATAAACATAACCCTAAACCTTCAGAGAGAGCACTATCCTAGCAATCCTCCTTTTTGCCCATTGAAGTGAATTTCAGACTTCTACAAAACATGGGAAGAATAAGTGTGAGATACACACTACCAAGTTCGTGGTAATTTGTTGCAGCAATAACAAGAATATACTTAAGTCTACTTTCTTCAGTTTAGCTGCTTAGTTTTAGCCTTTCATTTAAACAGTAGTCAACTGTTCCTATGGCAGCATGACTTTAGGTAAACTAAAAGCCGTTCTTTTCAACTTAGCTATCTTAAACGAAAGACTCAATACATGCCTATCTTTCACCTTGGTGCGCATGTGGGGAAGTGGAGCTATAAAGTTCAAGGAAAGCTCTGAGTTGAATGTTCAACAAAATGGACATTGTGTGGTTTTAGGTGCTGTGAACGGTGTTTCCTAGCACTAGAACATAACACTGGTCTGCCTCAGGATTACGTTTAATAAGTGCCAAAGGCATACAGATATTTACAACAGGCATAAAGACCAAGAGAGATCCTATCCCTGCGATCCCAACAGTAACAAGAGGCACCGACATGAGCTGCATATAATGTCTTGAATACAGTTGTTCTGAAAGTAGAGTTCCCTTGAAAACGCGTTTAAACAAAAAAGTCCTGATAGTCCTTAAAAGACACTTTACGTCTTTACTGAGTATTGATGCGAAGCAGCTGCTCTTTGCCATTAATTATCAGGGACTTTAACTCTCCATCTTCTTCCACTTCCACCCTTTCCTGACCATTCTCAACGATTCTCTTGGTGGTGATTTTTTTGCCATTAATTATTTCGGTGGAGGTTGACACCGACTTGTAGTTGCCTGCCGCCCCACCACCGCAagacatggagaaagaagaaaggcccGAGTTTCCTGGAGAACCGAAGGATGTGAATCCAGTATCTAACGAAGCGAAGCCACCCCCAAATCCTGGGAATTCGGTAAAGGAGGTAGAGAAGGGTACAGCCCCTCGGCTTCTGCTTCCACGGGTGCTCCTCCGATCCCCAAAAAAGTTCTCAAGGGGGTCTCCGAAGAAGTCGAAGGAGAAAGGGTCGTGGCCCCCGAAGAACTCCCTGAAGACCTCCGCGGGGTCTCGGAAGGAGAAGACATACTGGAAGGCGTCGTGGAACGGGCTGCCCGCCGCGCCGCCTCCGCCCACCTCGCCCACTTCGCCGCAGCGGTCGTACACCTCGCGCTTGCGGACGTCCGATAAGACCTCGTAGGCCTGCGCCACCTGCTTGAACCGCCTCTCGGCCTCCTCCTTGTGCTCGGGGTTCTTGTCCGGGTGCCACTTGAGCGCAAGCTTGCGGTACGCCTTGCGGATGGCCTCGGCTGAGGCCTGCCGCGGCACGCCCAGCACCTCGTAGTAGTCCACCATGGCGGCTGGCCGGCCCGCGGCCTTGGCGCTGGAGCGGTGGTGGCAGCTGCTGAACGCCCGCCTACCGGCCGGCGCCACACTCCCTTGTGACGCAAACGTCTCTCATTGGCGGAGGCGGGCGATGCCTCAGCCTATCAGAATGGAGGGCCCCAGGGATCCGTTGTGCTCCTAGAGATGCTCAGTGATGCTTAGAGACAGGACCGAGTCTAGTATCCTTGCAGTGGTGATTGGGTTGTCCTATggtaggatgaacaaaggacgaCTTAGGGGAGAGAGGCTTTGACTCTGGCTGCTATAGAAAAGTACTATTTCATCCTTCcccccaccttctccttctctctacctctcttttTTCTcactcttctcctttccctcttctcctgatgctgctctcccttctcttcagctgtgtagctcagactagccttAAGCTTGCAGTAATGCCCTGCTGCCTCAGCATCGTGCATTGTGGCACAAGTGTGCCTCACAAAACTggattttttaaatagatttttgtgCCCTGCCCCAAGCTGTCTTTTCATCAGCCAGGCAGGAGATTAGGAAGGTTCTCAGGAGTATGTTTTGTCTGATCCTGGTCTGAAGGACAGTGGCTTGTGAATGACTCAGGTTCTTAAACATTTTGGCCATAGGACACCCCCCTTTCATTTATATGGCTCTACGAGAAAGTAAAGCAATGAAAAGCATATATATTAGATACACACTAGCATAAATCATGTTCTTATGAGAAAATAacttcttcaaaacaaaacttcagaagggtaatgtgtgtttgtgttcttcAAATCACTCCAGCATCGGGCTTCATAGAGCTGGATTCTTCTGTTACTGCATTCAATCTATTTTGATCTCATAAATAGAGTAACCTTTGGAAAACTCCACCATATGCCTATGAGAAATTTAGATCTTTAAAAGTCAGTATTTCTGTTAATGGAAATAGTTTCAACCTTGTAACATTCCTCTGAAAGGTCCTTGGGGGATCTTCAGGGTTCTAGTTTATACTTGGAGAGCCATTGTTGTTCTGAACAAAAAT contains:
- the Dnajb3 gene encoding dnaJ homolog subfamily B member 3, encoding MVDYYEVLGVPRQASAEAIRKAYRKLALKWHPDKNPEHKEEAERRFKQVAQAYEVLSDVRKREVYDRCGEVGEVGGGGAAGSPFHDAFQYVFSFRDPAEVFREFFGGHDPFSFDFFGDPLENFFGDRRSTRGSRSRGAVPFSTSFTEFPGFGGGFASLDTGFTSFGSPGNSGLSSFSMSCGGGAAGNYKSVSTSTEIINGKKITTKRIVENGQERVEVEEDGELKSLIINGKEQLLRINTQ